A genomic stretch from Candidatus Neomarinimicrobiota bacterium includes:
- a CDS encoding TlpA disulfide reductase family protein gives MMHSLSIHSTLQRSITKWLVLAIVINGVILYSSEPLSDAPSFYLTDLKGNDFFASKVYGEKAKDPNAVVLSFFATWCIPCRAEVPQLETLSTEFPEIQFYLVSVKDQPAKILRWLNDLNVELPVLVDKYGRTAKKFNVIGETETGAEVASLPSLFVINKAGEIVYQHTGYKPGDEETLKQILENID, from the coding sequence ATGATGCACAGTTTGTCTATTCACTCAACATTGCAGCGGTCTATTACCAAGTGGTTGGTATTGGCAATTGTGATAAATGGTGTAATACTTTACTCGTCTGAGCCTTTGTCAGATGCACCCTCATTCTATCTCACTGACCTCAAAGGAAATGACTTCTTTGCTTCGAAGGTATACGGGGAAAAGGCTAAAGATCCAAATGCAGTAGTACTAAGCTTCTTTGCCACCTGGTGTATCCCATGCCGAGCTGAAGTTCCTCAATTGGAAACACTTTCAACTGAGTTCCCCGAAATACAATTCTACTTAGTTTCTGTGAAGGATCAGCCGGCCAAGATCTTGCGCTGGCTTAATGATCTAAATGTTGAGTTACCCGTGCTGGTTGATAAGTATGGTCGAACTGCCAAGAAATTCAATGTCATTGGTGAAACTGAAACAGGTGCTGAAGTGGCTAGCCTACCATCTCTGTTCGTGATTAATAAAGCAGGTGAGATTGTCTATCAACATACCGGGTATAAACCTGGAGACGAAGAGACATTGAAGCAGATACTGGAGAATATTGATTGA